Proteins encoded in a region of the Bacteroidota bacterium genome:
- a CDS encoding OmpA family protein yields MKIKMGFIGLPTTVFVFLLLAPPGLAVAQPMDPALLKKMEAQATVHRLAGEWIQAAETYQQLLGYEAKEPEMRLYLALSYFHSGLKDLAYEQYQYLLARPSLTDQLSAGQMQELYGTYAQVLHHQELYAQAQAYYQLVLERLAPRNPDRAYYEQALARCQQAQLLAAAPRAGVRLTHLPSAVNTRYDELGPRCNPEGNLLYFTSYRADATDQDAVRSDFFFTRIQDGEITVPRTAVAMDANAFKRTADQQAMRGTGLYYFPDQKPAPGTLYVSTGPARPVYARTLAQEVSMPVKLPAPFDAGAGDRDPFMDEEAGLFFFASKRKGGLGGYDIWVSQLGEKGVWMRPVHTGPGINTPYDERSPYYHVATRRLYFSSQGHDAMGGYDVFQSVHLDDDSYSTANNLGYPVNSPADDLGYAPYGKGNAAYLASDRRGSNGALDLYQVVLEEADPAPLAQGTATRATYTPPTDSLVPGLDEEEAARKLAPGTGEPDGTAPMPPTTGQKPADEPATALRTPVAGGTLEPALAEEVRKELKAYPAFFVERTLDKAKQYPEIARIQPGETLMLWELDFKPGTDEFGPSATSDMDKLFYMMMANPNMRVKITAHTDNQGAPAALRRLSERRAMRVVLYLVVNKGIDESRFEYKGKGGTEPRADNSTTEGRARNNRVEVFVLSK; encoded by the coding sequence ATGAAAATAAAGATGGGTTTCATCGGTCTTCCTACCACTGTTTTTGTCTTTCTGCTCCTGGCCCCTCCTGGCCTGGCAGTAGCACAGCCGATGGACCCGGCGCTGCTGAAAAAAATGGAGGCACAGGCCACCGTACACCGCCTGGCTGGCGAGTGGATACAGGCCGCCGAAACCTATCAGCAGCTACTGGGCTACGAGGCCAAAGAGCCGGAGATGCGCCTGTATCTGGCCCTTTCCTACTTCCACTCGGGCCTGAAGGACCTCGCCTATGAGCAGTATCAATACCTGCTGGCCCGGCCTTCCCTTACCGACCAGTTGTCTGCCGGCCAGATGCAAGAACTGTATGGCACCTATGCCCAGGTGCTACACCACCAGGAGCTGTATGCCCAGGCACAAGCCTACTACCAGCTGGTACTGGAGCGCCTGGCCCCCCGGAACCCAGACCGTGCCTACTACGAGCAGGCCCTGGCACGCTGCCAGCAGGCCCAGCTGCTAGCAGCCGCACCCCGCGCCGGTGTGCGCCTTACACATTTGCCTTCGGCCGTGAATACGCGCTACGATGAACTGGGCCCCCGCTGTAATCCCGAAGGTAACCTGCTGTATTTCACCAGCTATCGCGCCGATGCCACAGACCAGGATGCGGTACGCTCCGATTTCTTTTTTACCCGGATACAGGACGGCGAAATAACCGTACCCCGCACAGCAGTGGCCATGGATGCCAACGCCTTCAAGCGCACTGCCGACCAGCAGGCCATGCGCGGCACCGGCCTGTACTACTTCCCGGACCAGAAGCCAGCGCCCGGCACCCTCTACGTATCCACCGGGCCGGCCCGGCCCGTATATGCACGCACCCTGGCCCAGGAAGTAAGCATGCCCGTGAAGCTGCCTGCGCCCTTTGATGCAGGTGCAGGAGACCGAGATCCATTTATGGATGAAGAGGCGGGCCTCTTCTTCTTCGCCAGCAAGCGCAAGGGTGGCCTGGGCGGCTACGACATCTGGGTAAGCCAGCTGGGCGAGAAGGGTGTGTGGATGCGCCCGGTGCACACCGGCCCCGGCATCAATACTCCCTATGACGAGCGCAGCCCCTACTACCACGTTGCTACCCGCCGGCTCTACTTCTCCAGCCAGGGGCACGATGCCATGGGGGGCTATGATGTATTCCAGTCCGTACACCTGGATGATGACAGCTATAGCACCGCCAACAACCTGGGCTACCCCGTAAACAGCCCGGCGGACGACCTGGGCTATGCACCCTATGGAAAGGGAAATGCAGCCTACCTGGCCTCGGACCGGCGAGGATCAAACGGCGCACTGGATCTATACCAGGTGGTGCTGGAGGAGGCAGATCCGGCACCACTTGCCCAGGGCACGGCCACCAGAGCCACCTACACACCGCCTACAGATAGCCTGGTGCCAGGCCTGGACGAGGAAGAAGCGGCCCGTAAGCTGGCCCCAGGCACAGGGGAACCAGACGGTACCGCCCCCATGCCCCCTACAACTGGCCAGAAACCTGCGGACGAACCCGCTACGGCCCTGCGCACACCCGTAGCAGGGGGCACCCTGGAGCCTGCGCTGGCAGAGGAGGTACGCAAGGAGCTAAAAGCCTACCCTGCCTTTTTCGTGGAGCGTACGCTGGATAAGGCAAAGCAATATCCCGAGATTGCGCGCATCCAGCCCGGAGAAACCCTGATGCTGTGGGAGCTGGACTTCAAGCCCGGAACAGATGAGTTTGGCCCAAGTGCAACCAGTGACATGGACAAGCTCTTCTACATGATGATGGCAAACCCGAATATGCGGGTCAAGATTACTGCCCATACCGATAACCAGGGCGCCCCGGCCGCCCTGAGACGGCTGAGCGAACGGCGGGCCATGCGGGTGGTGCTCTATCTGGTGGTGAACAAGGGAATAGATGAAAGCCGATTCGAATACAAAGGAAAGGGCGGCACCGAGCCGCGGGCAGACAATAGCACAACCGAGGGCCGGGCACGTAATAATCGCGTAGAAGTGTTTGTCCTGTCCAAATAG
- the aspS gene encoding aspartate--tRNA ligase, with product MNATTLRTHSCGQLRMADAGQPVALCGWVQTTRDFGQFIFIDLRDLQGITQIAIAQEHQPELYRLAKTLGREYVLRVEGSVHERENKNPKNPTGDIEIRPTQLSLLNRAELPPFLIQDDTDGSEELRLQYRYLDIRRPALAHNLRLRARVAAAMRRFLDARGFLEIETPNFIRATPEGARDFLVPSRMHPGTFYALPQSPQILKQLLMVAGMDRYYQITKCYRDEDFRGDRQPEFTQLDCEMSFVGQEDILSTFEALVQQVFQDTIGVDIPALPRISYAECMEKYGSDKPDLRFGMELITLNAQVAGTDFGVFNSVLQGGGLIAGICAPGLGHYSRKQTDALIDYVKQSHLGLKGLVSLRVEADGSCKSSADKFFGPEQLAAIARHMQAQPGDLVLIGADSAPVVRRSLGALRKHIADTEQLYDPDSWNIFYVIDFPLFERDEQSGQLVAIHHPFVMPHEADWAEYKAGTRRPEDIRALCYDMVMNGNEVMSGSVRIHREDIQDEVFGLLGLSEAEIRQQFGFLLRAFRYGAPPHAGCAFGLDRILMLMTRSSSIRDVMAFPKNSAGRDLMLEAPAPVDARQLKDLHIRLEQAEAPTA from the coding sequence ATGAATGCTACCACCCTGCGCACCCACAGCTGCGGCCAGCTCCGCATGGCCGATGCCGGCCAGCCCGTAGCCCTATGTGGCTGGGTGCAGACTACCCGAGACTTTGGGCAGTTTATCTTCATAGACCTGCGCGACCTGCAGGGCATCACCCAGATAGCGATAGCCCAGGAGCACCAGCCCGAGCTGTACCGGCTGGCCAAAACGCTGGGACGCGAGTATGTGCTGCGGGTAGAGGGCAGCGTGCACGAGCGCGAAAACAAGAACCCCAAGAATCCCACGGGCGATATAGAGATCCGCCCCACACAGCTCAGCCTGTTGAACCGGGCCGAGCTGCCCCCTTTCCTGATACAAGACGACACCGACGGCAGCGAGGAACTGCGCCTGCAGTATCGCTACCTGGACATACGCCGCCCAGCCCTGGCACACAACCTGCGCCTACGCGCCCGGGTAGCGGCTGCCATGCGCCGTTTTCTGGACGCGCGCGGCTTCCTGGAGATAGAGACACCCAACTTCATCCGGGCTACGCCCGAGGGCGCGCGAGACTTCCTGGTGCCCAGCCGCATGCACCCCGGCACCTTCTACGCCCTGCCCCAGAGCCCCCAGATACTGAAACAGCTGCTGATGGTGGCCGGCATGGACCGCTACTACCAGATAACCAAGTGCTACCGCGACGAAGACTTCCGGGGTGACCGGCAGCCCGAGTTTACCCAGCTGGACTGCGAAATGAGCTTTGTGGGTCAGGAGGATATCCTCAGCACCTTCGAAGCCCTGGTGCAGCAGGTATTTCAGGATACAATTGGGGTAGATATACCCGCACTGCCCCGTATTTCCTATGCCGAGTGTATGGAGAAGTACGGCAGCGATAAACCGGATCTGCGCTTTGGTATGGAGCTCATTACGCTGAATGCGCAGGTGGCAGGCACAGACTTTGGTGTGTTCAACAGCGTGCTACAGGGCGGCGGGCTGATAGCGGGTATATGCGCCCCGGGCCTGGGGCACTACAGCCGCAAGCAGACGGATGCCCTGATAGACTATGTGAAGCAAAGCCACCTGGGCCTGAAGGGCCTGGTAAGCCTGCGGGTGGAGGCCGACGGCAGCTGCAAAAGTAGTGCCGACAAGTTTTTCGGCCCCGAGCAGCTGGCAGCCATAGCCCGCCACATGCAGGCCCAGCCCGGAGACCTGGTGCTTATTGGGGCAGACAGTGCCCCGGTGGTGCGCCGTAGCCTGGGGGCACTACGCAAGCACATAGCCGACACCGAGCAGCTGTATGACCCCGATAGCTGGAACATCTTCTATGTTATAGACTTCCCCCTATTCGAGCGGGATGAGCAGAGCGGCCAGCTGGTGGCCATTCATCACCCTTTTGTAATGCCGCACGAGGCAGACTGGGCCGAGTACAAGGCCGGAACACGCCGCCCCGAAGACATACGTGCCCTCTGCTACGATATGGTGATGAACGGCAATGAGGTGATGAGCGGCAGCGTGCGTATCCATCGCGAGGACATCCAGGATGAAGTTTTTGGCCTACTGGGCCTTAGCGAGGCCGAGATACGACAGCAGTTCGGCTTCCTGCTGCGTGCTTTTCGCTACGGGGCTCCCCCCCATGCTGGCTGCGCCTTTGGGCTAGACCGAATCTTGATGCTCATGACCCGCAGCAGCAGCATACGCGATGTAATGGCTTTCCCGAAAAACAGCGCCGGGCGAGACCTGATGCTGGAGGCACCGGCACCCGTGGATGCCCGCCAGCTAAAGGACCTGCACATCCGCCTGGAGCAGGCCGAGGCCCCCACAGCCTAG